In the genome of Triticum urartu cultivar G1812 chromosome 5, Tu2.1, whole genome shotgun sequence, one region contains:
- the LOC125510664 gene encoding cytochrome P450 81Q32-like produces MDKAYIAVLSFAFLFLLHYILGKKSDGSKGAAHLPPSPPAVPFLGHLHLVEKPLHAALCRLGERYGSVFSLRLGARNAVVVSSPACARECFTDHDVAFANRPQFPSQMLVSYGGTSLVSSSYGPHWRNLRRVAAVRLLSAHRVAGMSGVIAAEVSAMARRLCRAAAACPARVELKRSLFELSLSVLMETIARTKGTRSEADGDTDMSLEAQEFKQVVDEIIPLIGAANVWDYLPVMRWLDVSGVRSRILATVSRRDAFLHRLIDAERRRMEEGGDEGEKKSMIAVLLTLQKTEPELYTDQMIIALCANMFVAGTETTSSTIEWAMSLLLNHPAALNKAQAEMDASIGTSRMVTADDVPRLSYLQCIISETLRLYPAAPLLLPHESSADCKVGGYDVPSGTMLIVNAYAIHRDPAVWEDPTAFRPERFEDGKGDGLLLMPFGMGRRRCPGEALALQTVGVVLGTLVQCFNWERVDGVEVDMTEGVGITMPKAVALEAVCRPRAAMHDVLQKL; encoded by the exons ATGGATAAGGCATACATTGCCGTCCTCTCCTTCGCCTTCCTCTTCCTGCTCCACTACATTCTGGGCAAGAAGAGCGATGGCAGCAAGGGCGCCGCGCACCTCCCGCCGAGCCCCCCGGCCGTCCCGTTCCTCGGGCACCTCCACCTCGTGGAGAAGCCGCTGCACGCCGCGCTGTGCCGCCTCGGGGAGCGCTACGGCTCGGTCTTCTCGCTGCGGCTCGGCGCGCGCAACGCCGTGGTGGTCTCCTCGCCGGCGTGCGCCAGGGAGTGCTTCACGGACCACGACGTGGCCTTCGCCAACCGGCCCCAGTTCCCCTCGCAGATGCTCGTGTCCTACGGCGGCACCTCGCTCGTCAGCTCCAGCTACGGCCCGCACTGGCGCAACCTCCGCCGCGTCGCCGCCGTGCGGCTGCTCTCCGCGCACCGCGTCGCCGGCATGTCCGGCGTCATCGCCGCCGAGGTGAGCGCCATGGCGCGCCGCCTGTGCCGCGCCGCCGCGGCGTGCCCAGCCCGGGTGGAGCTCAAGCGGAGCCTGTTCGAGCTCTCCCTCAGCGTGCTCATGGAGACCATCGCGCGGACCAAGGGGACCCGGTCGGAGGCGGACGGCGACACGGACATGTCCCTGGAGGCGCAGGAGTTCAAGCAGGTGGTGGACGAGATCATCCCGCTCATCGGCGCCGCCAACGTGTGGGACTACCTGCCGGTGATGCGGTGGTTGGACGTGTCCGGCGTGAGGAGCCGGATCCTGGCCACGGTGAGCAGGAGGGACGCCTTCCTCCATCGGCTCATCGACGCCGAGCGGCGGaggatggaggagggcggcgacGAGGGCGAGAAGAAGAGCATGATCGCCGTGCTCCTCACTCTGCAGAAGACAGAGCCGGAGCTCTACACTGATCAGATGATCATCGCTCTGTGTGCG AATATGTTTGTGGCCGGAACGGAGACCACCTCAAGCACGATCGAATGGGCAATGTCGCTCCTGCTGAACCATCCGGCGGCGCTCAACAAGGCCCAGGCTGAGATGGACGCGTCCATCGGGACCTCCCGCATGGTCACCGCCGATGACGTGCCCCGCCTCAGCTACCTCCAGTGCATCATCAGCGAGACGCTACGCCTGTACCCGGCggcgccgctgctgctgccgcaCGAGTCCTCCGCCGACTGCAAGGTCGGCGGCTACGACGTGCCGAGCGGCACGATGCTGATCGTGAACGCGTACGCCATCCACAGGGACCCGGCCGTGTGGGAGGACCCGACGGCGTTCCGGCCGGAGCGGTTCGAGGACGGCAAGGGCGACGGGCTGCTGCTGATGCCGTTCGGGATGGGCCGGCGGAGGTGCCCCGGCGAGGCGCTGGCGCTGCAGACGGTCGGGGTGGTTCTCGGGACGCTGGTGCAGTGCTTCAACTGGGAACGGGTGGACGGGGTGGAGGTGGACATGACGGAGGGGGTCGGGATCACCATGCCCAAGGCCGTGGCTTTGGAGGCCGTGTGTAGGCCGCGCGCGGCCATGCACGATGTCCTTCAGAAGCTCTGA